The Alnus glutinosa chromosome 7, dhAlnGlut1.1, whole genome shotgun sequence genome includes a region encoding these proteins:
- the LOC133873455 gene encoding uncharacterized protein LOC133873455 translates to MNADLMSLSVLIFHRIWLRRNRLIFEGQFSSPLKVFSEASSLFDDFKRFNSKDSMGLVSCPVRPDLGKLWKPPATGSLKINWDASLNVNSDLVGMGCVIRNGEGIVLAAKCCFCKAVVDPVCAEAMAALAALDFCCDLGVDSIECEGDSLQIIKAVSSSGHSLDRIGHFLDALKLKAASLSTCKWNHCLREANEVAHLLARRASLRCFSHV, encoded by the coding sequence ATGAATGCTGATTTGATGAGTTTATCTGTGCTTATTTTCCATAGAATCTGGCTGCGGAGAAATAGGCTAATATTTGAAGGGCAATTCTCTTCTCCCCTGAAGGTTTTCTCTGAGGCATCTTCTTTGTTTGATGACTTCAAAAGGTTCAATTCAAAGGATTCTATGGGGCTGGTTTCCTGTCCGGTTCGGCCTGATCTTGGCAAGCTATGGAAACCGCCAGCTACTGGTTCTCTTAAAATCAACTGGGATGCTTCTTTAAATGTTAATTCTGATTTGGTTGGTATGGGGTGTGTGATTAGAAATGGGGAGGGAATCGTTTTGGCTGCTAAATGCTGTTTTTGTAAGGCAGTGGTGGATCCAGTGTGTGCTGAAGCCATGGCTGCCTTGGCAGCTCTGGATTTTTGTTGTGATCTAGGTGTGGACAGCATTGAATGTGAAGGAGATTCATTGCAGATCATCAAAGCCGTTTCTTCCTCGGGTCATTCTTTGGACAGAATTGGACATTTTCTAGATGCTCTCAAACTTAAGGCAGCTTCACTATCAACTTGCAAATGGAATCACTGCTTAAGGGAGGCTAATGAAGTGGCTCATCTTCTAGCTAGAAGAGCTTCTTTAAGATGTTTCTCTCATGTATGA
- the LOC133873456 gene encoding uncharacterized protein LOC133873456 — MVIANHKIHRVLVDNGSSADILYKPAFDLMKIDKEKVLAVQYPLVGFAGEQVMPLGSIELQVTMGTPLTQKTIPVRFLVVDRSSAYNAIFSRTAQAKLKAVTSIPHLCVKFPTEDGVGVVRGEQRAARECYNTSLKNFPECACLEEGIDLSIIEHRLNVDLSCRPVKQRRRTFAPERNQAIPDEVPKLMKAGFIREVDYSKWLVNVVLVKNANGKWRMCVDFTDLNKACPKDCFPLSRIDQLVDSTARREVLSFMDAFSGYNQIYMAKSDQEKTSFIVDRGLYYYTMMPFGLKNAGATYRSSKIDALFSSTCNKGIGGIPLRKILQKLDLSGRLVNWAVELGQFDIEFHPRIAIKGQVLADFLVEMNGDAEATELPRALTWIAYVDGSSASGQSGAGGRALRS; from the exons ATGGTAATAGCTAATCATAAAATACATCGAGTTTTAGTGGATAATGGCAGTTCGGCTGATATTCTATATAAACCCGCTTTTGATTTGATGAAAATTGACAAAGAGAAGGTTCTTGCGGTTCAATATCCTTTAGTAGGGTTTGCAGGAGAGCAGGTGATGCCGTTGGGATCAATTGAATTACAAGTCACGATGGGCACACCCCTTACACAAAAGACAATTCCGGTAAGGTTCCTCGTCGTCGATAGATCCTCGGCATACAATGCAATCTTTAGTAGGACTGCGCAGGCAAAATTGAAAGCAGTAACGTCGATACCCCACCTTTGTGTGAAGTTTCCAACTGAAGATGGGGTTGGAGTCGTCCGAGGAGAACAAAGAGCAGCTCGGGAGTGTTATAACACTTCCCTAAAGAACTTCCCCGAGTGCGCATGTCTCGAGGAAGG GATAGACCTTTCTATTATAGAGCATCGATTGAATGTTGATCTGAGTTGTAGGCCGGTGAAGCAACGGCGCAGAACCTTTGCCCCGGAGAGGAATCAGGCGATTCCCGACGAGGTACCGAAGTTGATGAAGGCTGGATTTATTAGGGAGGTTGATTATTCGAAATGGTTGGTGAATGTTGTACTGGTGAAGAATGCTAATGgaaagtggaggatgtgcgtggACTTCACTGACCTCAATAAAGCTTGTCCGAAAGATTGTTTCCCTCTGTCCAGAATAGATCAGCTTGTGGACTCGACCGCAAGACGTGAAGTGCTGAGCTTCATGGATGCATTCTCTGGTTACAATCAGATATATATGGCTAAATCTGATCAGGAGAAGACATCATTTATAGTCGATCGTGGGCTCTATTATTACACAATGATGCCCTTCGGGTTAAAAAACGCTGGGGCCACCTACCGAAG CTCGAAGATTGATGCCTTATTTTCAAGCACATGCAATAAGGGTATTGGCGGAATACCCCTCAGAAAGATACTCCAGAAGCTGGACCTGTCGGGGAGGCTTGTTAATTGGGCGGTAGAGTTGGGACAGtttgatattgaattccatcccCGGATAGCAATAAAGGGGCAGGTTTTGGCGGATTTCTTAGTTGAGATGAATGGCGACGCGGAAGCCACGGAACTTCCCAGAGCATTGACCTGGATCGCCTATGTGGATGGCTCATCAGCAAGTGGGCAAAGTGGAGCAGGGGGTCGTGCTCTGAGGTCCTAA
- the LOC133873453 gene encoding auxin-responsive protein SAUR19-like, whose translation MAKIRERLGWVKAKLGLKYCSRDSDAMIIEKKEEEKLVPSGFLLSVDVDEERRRYMVPITYLSSTMFQALLNQFEEEILAQRKGPITLSCSTQMFEWVRDLVAAEKRDCSTTHA comes from the coding sequence ATGGCTAAGATTCGAGAAAGACTTGGTTGGGTCAAGGCAAAGCTAGGGTTGAAGTACTGTAGCAGAGACTCAGACGCCATGATCATCGAGaaaaaggaggaagaaaagCTTGTCCCCAGTGGGTTCTTACTATCAGTGGATGTGGATGAAGAGCGTAGACGATACATGGTTCCCATCACATATTTGTCTTCCACGATGTTTCAAGCGTTGCTTAATCAGTTTGAGGAGGAGATTTTGGCTCAGAGAAAAGGGCCGATCACGTTGTCTTGCTCCACACAGATGTTTGAGTGGGTGCGGGATCTTGTTGCTGCCGAGAAGCGCGACTGCTCGACGACTCATGCATGA
- the LOC133872227 gene encoding uncharacterized protein LOC133872227 has product MGANGRQAMVSSLVLLLSLCLSLPSISLAYRPGDIVPMSQMGQYHSSRTVWQDVIGRHCPTFAVNREALIPIPKPVGYTGADPYKISFQVGREKFLIPWLLVINRKSSEVPMIDVHLRYSGSDLHGVTAKVLDMPHHYVEIHPDIRKQFWDLGHWPKHVLVRYTWKEHSEIDVTSGFYVLFGSGLMLSFILSIYVLQSSREKLARFVRETVAESSMPAGGVAKVE; this is encoded by the exons ATGGGCGCAAATGGACGACAAGCAATGGTGTCTTCGTTGGTGTTGTTACTCTCACTGTGTCTGTCGCTGCCGTCGATCTCTCTCGCTTACAGGCCCGGAGACATCGTCCCCATGAGCCAGATGGGTCAATACCACTCT TCTAGAACTGTGTGGCAAGATGTGATTGGTCGACATTGCCCCACCTTTGCTGTTAATCGCGAG GCGTTGATTCCGATACCAAAGCCCGTTGGTTACACGGGAGCTGATCCGTACAAAAT ATCGTTTCAAGTTGGAAGAGAAAAGTTTCTGATTCCATGGCTTCTTGTGATAAATCGTAAGAGTTCTGAGGTTCCGATGATTGATGTGCATTTG AGGTACTCGGGAAGCGATTTGCATGGTGTCACTGCCAAAGTTTTGGATATGCCTCACCACT ATGTTGAAATCCATCCAGACATTCGTAAGCAGTTCTGGGATCTTGGACATTGGCCAAAGCATGTGCTTGTTCGATATACATG GAAGGAGCATTCAGAGATAGATGTTACTTCTGGATTCTATGTTTTGTTTGGATCAG GACTTATGCTGTCATTTATTCTCTCAATCTACGTCTTGCAATCGTCACGGGAAAAATTAGCAAG GTTTGTAAGGGAAACTGTTGCAGAAAGCAGCATGCCTGCAGGAGGAGTGGCAAAGGTTGAATAA